One part of the Deinococcus aquaedulcis genome encodes these proteins:
- the lepB gene encoding signal peptidase I — translation MADRSSSSGWRAWVLGGLLPAYLLTTFGFTLARVRGDSMLPTLHSGDALLLLKYPRWLHAAGLWRSYPHRGDLLVFKAPQDSGYAYETVYGVRHRPYNIKRVLGLPGDTVGIQDGRVVVNGKVLAESYASEGFVQDQAAQRVPPGKVWVLGDNRRLGESLDSRAYGFVALRDVAGPANLRLWPRPGLMNR, via the coding sequence GTGGCCGACCGTTCCTCCTCTTCCGGCTGGCGGGCGTGGGTGCTGGGGGGCCTGTTGCCCGCCTACCTGCTCACCACCTTCGGGTTCACGCTGGCGCGGGTGCGTGGCGATTCCATGCTGCCCACCCTGCATAGCGGCGACGCCCTGCTGCTGCTGAAATACCCGCGCTGGCTGCATGCCGCTGGCCTGTGGCGCAGCTATCCCCACCGGGGCGATCTGCTGGTGTTCAAGGCGCCGCAAGACAGCGGCTACGCCTATGAAACGGTGTATGGTGTGCGTCACCGCCCGTACAACATCAAGCGGGTGCTGGGCCTGCCCGGCGACACCGTGGGTATTCAGGATGGCCGCGTGGTGGTGAACGGCAAAGTGTTGGCCGAAAGCTACGCCAGCGAAGGCTTTGTGCAGGATCAGGCCGCCCAGCGTGTGCCTCCGGGGAAGGTGTGGGTGCTGGGCGACAACCGCCGCCTGGGCGAAAGCCTGGACAGCCGCGCCTACGGCTTTGTGGCCCTGCGCGACGTGGCCGGGCCGGCCAACCTCCGCCTCTGGCCGCGCCCGGGGCTGATGAACCGCTGA
- a CDS encoding carbohydrate ABC transporter permease yields the protein MKPPRAVPWLFLSPFLVLFAAFYVAPVLYAGYLSLFIKKRAGFGPAKEVFGGLTNYVRAFQDSEFLTSLLNILKFAAVQIPLMIVLATALALALDASRGRLQGFFRTAFYLPYTIPSVIAGLLWGYLYSRNLSPFNQITGRSFDFLGSDVVLWSIANIVTWTWTGYNMITLYAALQNIPSDLYEAARIDGADGWNLTRFIKLPLLKPSLLLVLIFSIIGTMQIFSEPFVIRPLGYVPDNITPNTYLYLVATRDGNFSYAATLAILLAVFTLLLSAVFLRFTRRGGEV from the coding sequence ATGAAACCGCCGCGTGCGGTACCGTGGCTGTTTCTGAGCCCATTTCTGGTGCTGTTTGCCGCCTTTTACGTGGCCCCGGTGCTGTATGCCGGGTACTTGAGCCTGTTTATTAAAAAGCGCGCGGGCTTTGGCCCCGCCAAGGAAGTTTTCGGCGGCCTGACCAATTATGTGCGGGCCTTCCAGGACAGCGAGTTTCTGACCAGCCTGCTGAACATCCTGAAATTCGCGGCCGTGCAGATTCCGCTAATGATCGTGCTGGCCACCGCGCTGGCGCTGGCGCTGGACGCCAGCCGGGGACGCCTGCAGGGCTTTTTCCGCACCGCTTTTTACCTGCCCTATACCATTCCCAGCGTCATTGCGGGGCTGCTGTGGGGCTACCTGTATTCCAGGAACCTCTCGCCGTTTAACCAGATCACCGGGCGCTCGTTCGACTTTCTGGGCAGCGACGTGGTGCTCTGGAGCATTGCCAACATCGTCACCTGGACCTGGACGGGCTACAACATGATCACCCTGTACGCCGCGCTGCAGAACATCCCCAGCGACCTGTACGAGGCCGCGCGCATTGACGGCGCCGACGGCTGGAACCTCACGCGCTTTATCAAGCTGCCGCTGCTCAAGCCCAGCCTGCTGCTGGTGCTGATCTTTTCGATCATCGGCACCATGCAGATTTTCAGCGAGCCCTTCGTGATCCGGCCGCTGGGCTACGTGCCAGACAACATCACGCCGAACACCTACCTCTATCTGGTCGCCACGCGCGACGGCAACTTCAGCTACGCGGCCACGCTGGCCATTCTGCTGGCCGTGTTTACCCTGCTGCTGAGCGCCGTCTTTCTGCGCTTTACCCGCCGGGGAGGTGAGGTGTGA
- a CDS encoding extracellular solute-binding protein, with amino-acid sequence MNKVLMTALTALLAGSALAADPAFPKAPSGKVTLEVWSWVPGLDKTVQAFEKAYPNIDVKVTNLGGGPQTYTKLLTTLKAGTGAPDVAQIEYGFLPAFVDTGGLTDLSTLGANNYKKYFVPWTWGQVSPDGKAVFAIPQDTGPFAMVYNDAALKKYGVAVPRTWAEYEKAAATVYTKSGGQVKLGNFYATFAPWFMALAWADGAQFFKRDGDRWVQTLNNPTAKKVLNYWYGMIKKGHVGTLNAFTSDYWNAVGAGKVLSNMEAAWGPGGYAGSLKNKTAGQWRAANLPQWTAGSTVRSGNWGGSSNVVTAQSKNKEAAMLFSLWLNLSQSAITNNWVNGGLFPASDAGLDLAVLKDKTKNPSKFFGGQDISAVYARASRGVNVNFQWAPWFPFANDNFNKQMDLMLKGRLTPDQALDAWQRETLAEAKKQGYDVR; translated from the coding sequence ATGAACAAAGTGCTGATGACCGCCCTGACTGCCCTGCTGGCTGGCTCTGCCCTGGCCGCCGATCCGGCCTTTCCCAAAGCGCCCAGCGGTAAGGTGACGCTGGAAGTCTGGTCCTGGGTGCCCGGCCTGGACAAGACCGTGCAGGCCTTTGAAAAGGCGTACCCGAACATTGACGTGAAGGTGACCAACCTGGGCGGCGGCCCGCAGACCTACACCAAGCTGCTGACCACCCTGAAGGCCGGCACCGGCGCGCCGGACGTGGCGCAGATTGAGTACGGCTTTCTGCCCGCCTTCGTGGACACGGGCGGCCTGACCGACCTGAGCACCCTGGGCGCGAACAACTACAAGAAATACTTTGTGCCCTGGACCTGGGGGCAGGTGAGCCCCGACGGCAAGGCGGTGTTCGCCATTCCGCAGGACACCGGCCCCTTTGCCATGGTCTACAACGACGCCGCCCTGAAAAAGTACGGTGTCGCCGTGCCCCGCACCTGGGCCGAATACGAAAAGGCCGCCGCCACGGTGTACACCAAGAGCGGCGGGCAGGTGAAGCTGGGCAACTTCTACGCCACCTTTGCCCCGTGGTTCATGGCGCTGGCCTGGGCCGACGGCGCGCAGTTCTTCAAGCGTGACGGCGACCGCTGGGTGCAGACGCTGAACAACCCGACCGCCAAGAAGGTCCTGAACTACTGGTACGGCATGATCAAGAAGGGCCACGTGGGCACCCTGAACGCCTTTACCAGTGACTACTGGAACGCGGTGGGCGCCGGCAAGGTGCTGAGCAACATGGAAGCGGCCTGGGGCCCGGGCGGCTACGCGGGCAGCCTGAAAAACAAGACCGCCGGGCAGTGGCGCGCGGCCAACCTGCCGCAGTGGACCGCCGGCAGCACCGTGCGCTCTGGCAACTGGGGCGGCAGCTCGAACGTGGTCACCGCCCAGAGCAAGAACAAGGAAGCCGCCATGCTCTTTAGCCTGTGGCTGAACCTCTCGCAAAGCGCCATTACCAACAACTGGGTCAACGGCGGCCTGTTCCCTGCCAGCGACGCCGGGCTGGACCTTGCGGTGCTGAAGGACAAGACCAAGAACCCCAGCAAGTTCTTCGGCGGCCAGGACATCAGCGCGGTGTACGCCCGCGCCAGCCGGGGCGTGAACGTGAACTTCCAGTGGGCGCCGTGGTTCCCCTTCGCCAACGACAACTTCAATAAGCAGATGGACCTGATGCTCAAGGGCCGCCTGACCCCCGACCAGGCGCTGGACGCGTGGCAGCGCGAAACGCTGGCCGAGGCCAAGAAACAGGGCTACGACGTGCGCTGA
- a CDS encoding carbohydrate ABC transporter permease has translation MNTRNRFTPLQLLALTLFAVYALLPLWWVIVTMFKDNGQLFSTFGLWFASPSHLAENMQTLLTRQDGIFRRWLLNSFIYAGATALGSVLVSALAGYAFSAYAFRGKDALFALILVTIMVPGTALVLPLFLMMQKLGLLNTYWAVILPGLVNPFGLYLMRLFWDAGFPKELMEAARIDGAGEWTIFQRLGLPLVQGGLVTVGLFSFVGAWNNFFLPLVAVSRDELFPLTLGLSVWNQTSSSSGQEPLYTVIVLGALVSILPLVAAFLTLGRYWQGGLATGAVKG, from the coding sequence GTGAACACCCGTAACCGCTTTACCCCGCTGCAACTGCTGGCCCTCACGCTGTTTGCGGTGTACGCCCTGCTGCCGCTGTGGTGGGTCATCGTGACCATGTTCAAGGACAACGGGCAGCTGTTTTCCACCTTTGGGCTGTGGTTTGCCAGCCCCAGCCACCTTGCCGAGAACATGCAGACACTCCTCACGCGCCAGGACGGGATTTTCCGGCGCTGGCTGCTGAACTCGTTCATCTATGCCGGGGCCACGGCGCTGGGCAGTGTGCTGGTCAGTGCCCTGGCCGGCTACGCCTTTTCGGCCTACGCCTTCCGGGGCAAAGACGCGCTGTTTGCACTGATTCTGGTGACCATCATGGTGCCGGGCACGGCGCTGGTGCTGCCCCTCTTTCTGATGATGCAGAAGCTGGGCCTGCTGAACACCTACTGGGCGGTCATTCTGCCGGGGCTGGTCAACCCATTCGGCCTGTACCTGATGCGGCTGTTCTGGGACGCCGGGTTTCCCAAGGAACTGATGGAAGCCGCGCGCATCGACGGTGCGGGCGAATGGACCATCTTCCAGCGCCTGGGCCTGCCGCTGGTGCAGGGCGGGCTGGTCACGGTGGGGCTGTTCTCGTTCGTGGGGGCCTGGAACAATTTCTTTCTGCCGCTGGTGGCCGTCAGCCGCGACGAACTGTTTCCTCTGACCCTGGGCCTGAGCGTGTGGAACCAGACGAGCAGTTCCAGCGGTCAGGAACCCCTGTACACCGTGATCGTGCTGGGCGCCCTGGTGAGCATTCTGCCCCTGGTGGCCGCGTTCCTGACCCTGGGGCGTTATTGGCAGGGCGGGCTGGCGACCGGTGCGGTCAAGGGGTGA
- a CDS encoding DUF2259 domain-containing protein, producing MRRVSAAGGLRAGLLAVALLVSGAQANERLPITDVRFSAGAERVLAVVSGERDGSGFGYATLSVLSTGSGAVLGGRTVEDENATAAQARQTLLSSSQSLLGRLGLLGRGASVPRYQRAYPTPYPRWEDGVRPGAAQVTPIRLWSRAVPVSLKVVPLPASACPEPDLLLPGERSAGFELRVNGQLVRRQLSPGNRCASRYSLERVDVQGNRVLLTLRAYAMGFEGPDALPVFVAVTLK from the coding sequence ATGAGACGGGTGTCGGCAGCGGGCGGCCTGCGCGCCGGCCTGCTGGCAGTGGCCCTGCTGGTCTCTGGCGCGCAGGCCAACGAACGCCTCCCCATCACCGACGTCCGCTTCTCGGCGGGCGCCGAGCGGGTGCTGGCCGTGGTGAGTGGCGAGCGCGATGGCAGTGGGTTTGGCTACGCCACCCTCTCGGTGCTGTCCACGGGCAGCGGGGCGGTGCTGGGTGGGCGCACCGTGGAGGACGAGAACGCCACCGCCGCCCAGGCGCGCCAGACCTTGCTGTCGTCCAGCCAGAGCCTGCTGGGCCGGCTGGGGTTGCTGGGCCGGGGGGCCAGTGTGCCCCGCTACCAGCGCGCCTATCCCACGCCGTACCCCCGCTGGGAAGATGGCGTGCGCCCCGGGGCCGCGCAAGTCACTCCGATTCGCCTCTGGAGCCGCGCGGTGCCGGTCAGCCTGAAGGTGGTGCCGTTGCCAGCTTCCGCCTGCCCCGAGCCCGATCTGCTGCTGCCGGGCGAACGCTCCGCTGGCTTCGAACTGCGGGTGAACGGGCAACTCGTGCGCCGCCAGTTGTCCCCTGGGAACCGCTGCGCCTCGCGCTACAGCCTGGAGCGGGTGGACGTGCAGGGGAACCGCGTCCTGCTGACTTTACGCGCCTACGCCATGGGCTTTGAAGGCCCCGACGCCCTGCCGGTGTTCGTGGCGGTGACGTTGAAGTAA
- a CDS encoding DeoR/GlpR family DNA-binding transcription regulator: MIESRRSEILSLVHRHGELPVAELSKLLGVSEVTVRSDLKALAEAGQVRRTRGSVRPPLELRRESPLEQTRHEHSAAKRRIGRAAAALVRDGETVFLDVGSTTTEVARALSPTLQGVTVVTNGLNIALELERLSGVRVIVTGGTLRPLQHSLVSPYALDVLKHIHADRLFLGCNGVHPEHGVTNANHEEAEVKRLMVAQAREVVVVADHSKLGQVSRAHIAPIGGVSALITNRRGPEPPPGLGGAVRELHLV, translated from the coding sequence TTGATCGAATCGCGCAGAAGCGAGATTCTCTCGCTTGTTCATCGCCACGGCGAATTGCCCGTTGCGGAACTTTCGAAACTGCTGGGCGTTTCGGAAGTCACGGTGCGCAGCGACCTGAAAGCCCTGGCTGAAGCGGGGCAGGTGCGCCGCACCCGGGGCAGCGTGCGCCCGCCACTGGAACTGCGCCGCGAGTCGCCGCTGGAACAGACCCGGCACGAGCACAGCGCCGCCAAACGCCGCATCGGCCGCGCGGCGGCGGCCCTGGTGCGCGACGGCGAAACGGTCTTTCTGGATGTGGGCAGCACCACCACCGAGGTGGCCCGCGCCCTATCGCCCACGCTGCAGGGAGTCACGGTGGTCACCAACGGCCTGAATATCGCCCTGGAACTGGAACGCCTCAGCGGCGTGCGGGTGATCGTCACAGGCGGCACCCTGCGCCCGCTGCAGCATTCACTGGTCAGCCCCTACGCGCTGGACGTCCTGAAACACATTCACGCCGACCGCCTGTTTCTGGGCTGCAACGGCGTGCACCCCGAACACGGCGTCACCAACGCCAACCACGAGGAAGCCGAGGTCAAACGCCTGATGGTGGCCCAGGCCCGGGAGGTGGTGGTGGTGGCCGACCACAGCAAGCTGGGTCAGGTGAGCCGCGCGCACATTGCGCCTATTGGCGGTGTGTCGGCGCTGATCACCAACCGCCGGGGCCCTGAACCCCCGCCGGGCCTGGGGGGCGCGGTGCGCGAATTGCACCTCGTTTAA
- a CDS encoding FKBP-type peptidyl-prolyl cis-trans isomerase: MTADAGGLKVEKYHEGHGAPAQTGKMVRVHYTGTLENGQKFDSSRDRGEPIEFPLGVGYVIQGWDQGIAQLRVGDKAKLTIPAHLGYGAAGVPGVIPGGATLIFDVELVDVR, encoded by the coding sequence ATGACCGCTGACGCAGGTGGACTGAAAGTCGAGAAATACCACGAGGGCCACGGCGCCCCCGCCCAGACCGGCAAGATGGTGCGGGTGCACTACACCGGCACGCTGGAAAACGGCCAGAAGTTCGACAGCAGCCGTGACCGGGGCGAACCCATCGAGTTCCCGCTGGGCGTGGGTTACGTGATCCAGGGCTGGGACCAGGGCATCGCGCAGCTGCGCGTGGGCGACAAGGCCAAACTGACCATTCCCGCCCATCTGGGCTACGGCGCAGCGGGCGTGCCCGGGGTGATTCCCGGCGGCGCCACGCTGATCTTCGACGTGGAACTGGTGGACGTGCGCTAA